The Gemmatimonas sp. UBA7669 genome includes a window with the following:
- a CDS encoding 2-oxoacid:ferredoxin oxidoreductase subunit beta yields the protein MTSIAKPPVRHPSSRTNGLGLTLRDYEGAMSTLCAGCGHDSVTAAVVQAGWELELEPHRIGKMSGIGCSSKTTAYFMKQSHGFNSVHGRMPSVTSGAAAANRSLTYIGVSGDGDSLSIGLGQLSHAIRRNVNMLYLLENNGVYGLTKGQFSASADVGSKSKKGEANEQTPIDPVLLALTLGATFVARSFSGDKKQLVPIIKAGIAHKGFAIIDIISPCVSFNDHEGSTKSYAFTREHEVEAVHTDFVPLQREITVPETDEEVRTVTLHDGGMVRLRATASDYNPTNRESAYAHVRACQTRGEIATGLLFVDENGRDMHDYLRTPATPLVDLPFESLCPGKAALDSLMERYR from the coding sequence ATGACCTCGATCGCCAAACCTCCCGTTCGGCACCCCAGCTCACGCACCAACGGCCTCGGCCTCACGTTGCGGGACTACGAAGGCGCCATGTCCACGCTCTGCGCCGGGTGCGGACACGATTCTGTCACCGCGGCCGTCGTGCAGGCTGGCTGGGAACTCGAGCTCGAGCCTCATCGCATCGGCAAGATGAGCGGCATCGGCTGCTCGTCCAAGACGACCGCGTACTTCATGAAGCAGTCGCACGGCTTCAACTCCGTGCACGGCCGCATGCCGTCGGTCACCTCGGGTGCGGCCGCGGCCAATCGCAGTCTGACCTACATCGGTGTGTCTGGCGACGGTGACTCGCTGTCCATTGGGCTCGGGCAGCTGTCACACGCCATTCGGCGCAATGTGAACATGCTTTACCTGCTGGAGAACAACGGCGTCTATGGCCTGACCAAGGGCCAGTTCTCCGCATCGGCCGATGTGGGCTCCAAGTCCAAGAAGGGCGAAGCCAACGAGCAGACCCCCATTGATCCGGTGCTGCTGGCCCTCACCCTCGGCGCCACGTTCGTTGCGCGCTCCTTCTCCGGAGACAAGAAGCAGCTCGTGCCCATCATCAAGGCGGGTATCGCGCACAAGGGCTTTGCCATCATCGACATCATCTCGCCCTGCGTGAGCTTCAACGATCACGAAGGGTCCACCAAGAGCTACGCGTTCACCCGCGAGCATGAGGTGGAAGCCGTGCACACCGACTTCGTGCCCCTGCAGCGCGAAATCACGGTGCCTGAGACGGACGAGGAAGTGCGCACCGTAACGTTGCACGACGGTGGCATGGTTCGTCTGCGCGCCACCGCGTCGGACTACAACCCCACCAACCGCGAGTCGGCCTACGCACATGTGCGGGCCTGTCAGACACGCGGCGAGATTGCCACCGGCCTGCTCTTCGTGGATGAGAACGGGCGGGACATGCATGACTACCTGCGCACGCCGGCCACGCCCCTGGTGGACCTGCCGTTCGAGTCGCTGTGCCCCGGCAAGGCGGCACTCGATTCCCTCATGGAGCGCTATCGCTGA
- the solA gene encoding N-methyl-L-tryptophan oxidase, producing the protein MASAYDVIVVGIGGMGSAAAYHLAARGQRVLGLEQHGLGHAFGSSHGLTRIIRLAYFEDPSYVPLLRRAFTLWRDLEQGLSEPLLHVTGGLDVGWAGSPVFDGSLESCRVHGLDHEVLDGQRLSARFPGWRPAPGAMAVYQPDAGFLTPERCIQAHAARAEAHGAVIRTHERVIEVTTNAGSVTVRTERGTYSAGQVVLTAGPWMGDLVPALRGVLQPERQVLGWFGIADTAAFAPANFPVFVMDAEEGQYYGFPQYGAPGFKIGKYHHRFERVHPDTMSRVCEAEDEAALRAAVSRYFPGANGPLQQSAACLFTNTPDEHFIIDRAPGAPELLVVSACSGHGFKFGSVIGEICADVVTGGATAHDIGLFGVARFGAAVALSDGPRVS; encoded by the coding sequence ATGGCCAGCGCGTACGACGTGATCGTGGTCGGCATCGGCGGGATGGGCAGTGCGGCGGCGTATCATCTCGCCGCGCGCGGTCAGCGGGTGCTTGGGCTCGAGCAGCACGGTCTCGGCCACGCGTTCGGATCCTCGCACGGGCTGACGCGGATCATCCGGTTGGCCTACTTCGAGGACCCGTCGTACGTGCCGCTGCTGCGGCGGGCGTTCACGCTCTGGCGCGACCTGGAGCAGGGGTTGTCCGAGCCGTTGTTGCACGTGACGGGCGGGCTCGATGTGGGGTGGGCGGGCAGTCCGGTGTTCGACGGCTCGCTGGAGAGCTGTCGGGTGCACGGTCTCGATCATGAGGTGCTCGACGGCCAGCGACTCTCGGCGCGCTTTCCGGGTTGGCGGCCGGCGCCCGGGGCGATGGCGGTGTACCAGCCCGATGCCGGATTTCTTACCCCGGAGCGGTGCATTCAGGCGCACGCCGCGCGGGCAGAGGCGCATGGGGCCGTGATCCGGACCCATGAGCGCGTCATCGAGGTGACGACGAACGCTGGTTCGGTGACGGTGCGCACCGAACGGGGCACGTATTCGGCCGGTCAGGTGGTGCTCACGGCCGGACCGTGGATGGGTGATCTGGTGCCTGCGCTGCGGGGGGTGCTGCAGCCGGAGCGGCAGGTGCTGGGGTGGTTCGGCATCGCCGACACGGCGGCGTTTGCACCGGCGAACTTTCCCGTGTTCGTGATGGACGCCGAGGAAGGGCAGTACTACGGCTTCCCGCAATACGGCGCGCCTGGCTTCAAGATCGGCAAGTACCACCATCGCTTCGAACGGGTGCATCCGGACACCATGTCACGCGTGTGCGAGGCCGAGGACGAAGCGGCGTTACGGGCCGCGGTATCGCGGTATTTCCCCGGCGCCAACGGCCCGCTGCAGCAGTCGGCGGCGTGCCTGTTCACGAATACCCCCGACGAACATTTCATCATCGACCGGGCACCTGGGGCACCGGAGTTGCTGGTGGTATCTGCCTGCTCTGGGCACGGCTTCAAGTTCGGCAGCGTGATCGGGGAGATCTGTGCGGATGTGGTGACGGGGGGCGCCACCGCGCACGACATCGGGTTGTTCGGGGTGGCGCGGTTTGGCGCGGCCGTGGCGTTGTCCGACGGCCCGCGCGTCTCGTAG
- a CDS encoding 2-oxoacid:acceptor oxidoreductase subunit alpha encodes MNGVNDFSFKIGTVNGTGSASANGLLMQAIFRMGIPVTGKNIFPSNIQGLPTWYEIRVSKDGYTARPSEVDLVVALNPSTYAKDVATVRPGGFLLYDSSWPLDPDLVREGITIMGIPFGRICVENFQGDRDRTLLRNIVYAGSLAALLNIDMDVVSGMLSEKYGKKPKLLESNHKAIQLGYEYAKANFQCPLPFHLEKMDATSDSILIDGNTACALGAVFAGATVGAWYPITPATALMEQFKAFCEKYRVDKATGEHKFAILQAEDELAAAGIIIGAGWAGARAFTNTSGPGISLMQEFIGLAYYTDIPAVFFDIQRCGPATGMPTRTQQADLLSLAYASHGDTKHLVLFPANPGEAFELAVQSFDLSERFQTPVFVATDLDIGMNDWMVKRLSWDDSYRPDRGKVLHKEDLDKIQKFSRYLDVDGDGIAARTLPGVGGKGAYFVRGSGHDKHAAYTEDSDAYQELVDRLKRKFEHAATVMPKPVFTLQPGAEVGLVTIGGCDAAVREAADRLRDQGVTVDVMRIRAFPFGSEVREFFDAHDRNFVIEQNRDAQLRALLAVELGIPRDSMTSILDYGGMPLTAKVVVDGVLRHLAQVPA; translated from the coding sequence ATGAACGGCGTCAACGATTTCTCGTTCAAGATCGGCACCGTCAACGGCACCGGCTCCGCCAGTGCCAACGGTTTGCTCATGCAGGCCATCTTCCGCATGGGCATCCCGGTGACGGGCAAGAACATCTTCCCCTCCAACATCCAGGGGTTGCCCACCTGGTACGAGATCCGCGTCAGCAAGGACGGCTACACGGCGCGTCCGAGCGAAGTGGACCTGGTGGTGGCGCTCAATCCGTCCACCTACGCCAAGGACGTGGCCACCGTCCGGCCGGGCGGCTTCCTGCTCTACGACTCGTCGTGGCCGCTCGATCCCGATCTCGTGCGCGAAGGCATCACCATCATGGGGATTCCCTTCGGCCGCATCTGCGTGGAGAACTTCCAGGGCGATCGCGACCGCACGCTGCTGCGCAACATCGTGTATGCCGGGTCGCTCGCGGCGCTGCTCAACATCGACATGGACGTGGTGTCGGGCATGCTCTCGGAGAAGTACGGCAAGAAGCCCAAGCTGCTCGAGTCCAACCACAAGGCCATCCAGCTGGGCTACGAGTACGCCAAGGCCAACTTCCAGTGCCCGCTGCCCTTCCATCTCGAGAAGATGGATGCCACCAGCGACTCCATCCTCATCGATGGCAACACGGCCTGTGCGCTGGGCGCGGTATTTGCCGGCGCGACCGTAGGCGCGTGGTATCCCATCACGCCGGCCACCGCCCTCATGGAGCAGTTCAAGGCCTTCTGCGAGAAGTATCGCGTGGACAAGGCCACGGGCGAACACAAGTTTGCCATTCTGCAAGCCGAGGACGAGCTGGCCGCTGCCGGCATCATCATCGGCGCCGGTTGGGCGGGTGCACGCGCGTTCACGAACACCTCGGGCCCCGGCATCTCGCTGATGCAGGAGTTCATTGGGCTCGCGTACTACACCGACATTCCGGCGGTCTTCTTCGACATTCAGCGCTGCGGACCGGCCACGGGTATGCCCACCCGTACGCAACAGGCCGACCTCCTGTCACTGGCCTACGCGTCACACGGCGACACCAAGCACTTGGTGCTCTTCCCGGCCAACCCGGGCGAAGCCTTTGAGTTGGCGGTGCAGTCGTTTGACCTGTCGGAGCGCTTCCAGACACCGGTCTTCGTCGCCACCGATCTCGACATCGGCATGAACGACTGGATGGTGAAGCGGCTCAGCTGGGACGACAGCTACCGGCCCGATCGCGGCAAGGTCCTGCACAAGGAAGACCTCGACAAGATCCAGAAGTTCTCGCGCTATCTCGACGTGGACGGCGACGGCATTGCCGCCCGCACACTGCCCGGCGTGGGCGGCAAGGGCGCCTACTTCGTGCGCGGTTCCGGCCACGACAAGCACGCGGCGTACACCGAGGACTCCGACGCGTATCAGGAGCTCGTCGATCGTCTCAAGCGCAAGTTTGAGCACGCGGCCACGGTCATGCCCAAGCCGGTCTTCACGCTTCAGCCTGGCGCCGAGGTGGGGCTGGTCACCATTGGTGGCTGTGACGCCGCCGTACGCGAAGCTGCCGACCGTTTGCGCGACCAGGGGGTAACAGTCGATGTCATGCGCATCCGCGCCTTCCCCTTCGGCAGCGAGGTGCGTGAGTTCTTCGACGCGCACGATCGCAACTTCGTCATCGAACAGAATCGCGACGCCCAACTCCGCGCCCTGCTGGCGGTGGAGCTTGGCATTCCCCGTGACAGCATGACCTCCATTCTCGACTACGGCGGCATGCCGCTTACCGCCAAGGTGGTCGTGGACGGTGTGCTCCGCCATCTCGCGCAGGTGCCCGCATGA
- a CDS encoding NADH-ubiquinone oxidoreductase-F iron-sulfur binding region domain-containing protein, translating into MTAWRVYVPSDTAAASVGADDVAAAVQEWAARHVDAELQLVRNGSRGAAWLEPLVEIDTAKGRVGFSRLSSADVPALLDLLHAERDSQDLPGQSHAHGIGLVEDHPWFRMQRRLMFSRVGRIDPLSLDEYRDTGGLHGLQRALQLEQPAIVQEVIDSGLRGRGGAAFPTGIKWRTVQQTTAATRYVVCNADEGDSGTFADRLIMEADPFRLMEGMIIAGLAVGAQQGYVYLRSEYPRTIRTFEAALHRAREAGLLGSRVLDTPHAFDIALRVGAGAYICGEETALLESLEGRRGQVRSKPPLPAVEGLFGCPTVINNVLTLAAVPDVLAQGAAQYAGFGVDRSRGTMPFQLAGNVAQGGLVELPFGITLRELLETFAGGTRSGRALRAVQVGGPLGAYLPASQWDTPLSYEHFAGIGAMLGHGGIVLFDDSVNLGAMAQFAMEFCAIESCGKCTPCRIGSTRGVEVIAKLRRGENVRANWELLGELCETMEFGSLCAMGGLTPLPVRSIMTHFTADLLTSASTAAELTIQESVTQEVA; encoded by the coding sequence ATGACGGCCTGGCGGGTCTACGTCCCCAGTGACACGGCGGCGGCGTCGGTGGGCGCCGATGACGTGGCCGCTGCCGTACAGGAGTGGGCTGCGCGACATGTCGATGCCGAGTTGCAGCTGGTGCGCAACGGCTCACGAGGCGCGGCCTGGCTCGAGCCCCTGGTGGAAATCGACACGGCGAAGGGGCGTGTTGGCTTTTCCCGGCTGTCTTCCGCCGATGTCCCCGCCCTGCTCGATCTGCTGCATGCGGAGCGTGACAGCCAGGACCTGCCCGGCCAGTCACACGCGCACGGCATCGGTCTGGTGGAGGATCATCCGTGGTTCCGTATGCAGCGTCGGCTGATGTTCTCGCGGGTGGGCCGCATCGACCCGCTCTCACTTGATGAGTACCGCGATACCGGTGGTCTCCATGGCTTGCAGCGTGCGTTGCAGCTCGAGCAGCCCGCCATCGTGCAGGAGGTCATCGACTCGGGCCTGCGTGGACGCGGCGGAGCCGCCTTTCCCACCGGCATCAAGTGGCGCACGGTGCAGCAGACGACCGCAGCAACCCGCTACGTGGTTTGCAATGCGGACGAGGGAGACTCCGGCACGTTTGCCGATCGGCTGATCATGGAAGCCGATCCCTTCCGCCTCATGGAGGGGATGATCATCGCCGGCCTCGCCGTGGGCGCGCAGCAGGGCTATGTGTATCTGCGCTCGGAGTATCCGCGCACCATTCGCACGTTCGAAGCGGCGTTGCATCGTGCACGTGAGGCCGGCCTGCTCGGCTCGCGTGTGCTGGACACGCCGCACGCATTTGATATCGCGCTGCGTGTCGGAGCGGGCGCGTACATTTGCGGCGAAGAGACCGCGTTGCTGGAGAGCCTCGAAGGGCGACGGGGCCAGGTGCGCAGCAAGCCTCCACTCCCCGCCGTGGAAGGTCTCTTTGGCTGTCCCACCGTCATCAACAACGTGCTCACGCTGGCCGCCGTGCCGGATGTGCTGGCGCAGGGTGCGGCGCAGTATGCGGGCTTTGGTGTGGACCGTTCGCGTGGCACCATGCCATTTCAGTTGGCCGGCAATGTAGCGCAGGGCGGGCTGGTGGAACTCCCGTTCGGCATCACGCTCCGTGAACTGCTGGAGACCTTTGCCGGTGGGACTCGCAGCGGACGGGCTCTTCGCGCCGTGCAGGTGGGCGGACCGCTTGGCGCCTACCTGCCGGCATCGCAGTGGGACACGCCGCTCAGCTACGAGCACTTCGCGGGTATTGGTGCCATGCTGGGTCACGGTGGCATCGTGCTCTTTGACGACTCGGTCAATCTCGGCGCCATGGCGCAGTTTGCGATGGAGTTCTGCGCCATCGAGTCCTGCGGCAAGTGTACGCCCTGCCGCATCGGCTCCACACGGGGGGTTGAGGTCATTGCCAAGCTGCGCCGAGGCGAGAACGTCCGCGCCAACTGGGAGCTGCTGGGCGAACTCTGCGAAACCATGGAGTTCGGCTCGCTGTGCGCGATGGGCGGCCTCACGCCTCTGCCCGTGCGCAGCATCATGACGCACTTCACCGCCGACCTGCTGACGTCGGCGTCCACGGCTGCGGAATTGACCATCCAGGAATCGGTCACCCAGGAGGTGGCATGA
- the fdhF gene encoding formate dehydrogenase subunit alpha has product MITARIDGMEVAVPPGTSVLQAARAAGVNIPKLCATDSLKAFGSCRLCVVEIEGRKGLPASCTTPLEAGMVVRTQSPTVARVRRNVMELYISDHPLDCLTCAANGDCELQDMAGAVGLREVRYGYDGANHLQAQKDASNPYFSFDPAKCIVCSRCVRACDEIQGTLALSITDRGFASKVAAGMEESFLESECVSCGACVQACPTATLIEKTVIDAGQPDRQVKTTCAYCGVGCSFVAELKGTDVVRMTPDSSGGANEGHSCVKGRFAWGYATHPDRVLRPMIRERTSDDWRQVSWDEAIAFAAARFQAIQAAHGREAIGGVTSSRCTNEEVYVVQKMVRAAFHNNNVDTCARVCHSPTGYGLKQTFGTSAGTQDFRSVAHADVIVVIGANPTDAHPVFASRMKRRLRQGAKLIVIDPRRIDLVRSPHITATHHLQLRPGTNVAVINALAHVIVTEGLVNETFVQERCDTVSFAQWREFIARPEHAPEATESITGVPAAELRAAARLYATGGNSAIYYGLGVTEHSQGSTMVLGIANLAMVAGQVGREGTGVNPLRGQNNVQGSCDMGSFPHELPGYRHISDSAVRGVFESAWQVSLDPEPGLRIPNMLASARGGTFRGMFIQGEDLAQSDPDTTHVVQALEAMDCVVVQDLFLNETAKYAHVFLPGTAFLEKDGTFTNAERRINRVRPTSPPRSGLHEWEAVCRLATAMGYPMSYPSASAIMDEIAALTPSFSGVSFAYLDEVGSVQWPCTAETPRGTRIMHEQGFVRGKGRFLLTQYVPTDERSTRRYPLLLTTGRILSQYNVGTQTRRTANSTWHTEDVLEIHPHDAELRGIGTGDGVQLASRKGAITLHAQVTDRVPEGIVYTTFHHPEAAANVVTTEYSDWATNCPEYKVTAVEVRPVD; this is encoded by the coding sequence ATGATCACCGCACGTATCGATGGCATGGAAGTGGCCGTGCCGCCTGGCACGTCCGTGCTTCAGGCGGCCAGGGCTGCCGGCGTGAACATTCCCAAGCTCTGCGCCACCGACTCACTCAAGGCCTTCGGCTCCTGCCGCTTGTGTGTGGTGGAGATCGAGGGAAGAAAGGGTTTGCCCGCCTCGTGCACCACTCCGCTGGAAGCGGGCATGGTGGTGCGCACGCAGTCGCCCACCGTGGCGCGTGTGCGCCGCAACGTGATGGAGCTGTACATCTCCGATCACCCGCTGGACTGTCTCACCTGCGCGGCCAACGGCGACTGTGAATTGCAGGACATGGCGGGGGCGGTCGGACTGCGCGAAGTGCGCTATGGCTACGATGGTGCCAACCATCTGCAGGCGCAGAAGGACGCGTCGAATCCGTATTTCAGTTTCGATCCGGCTAAGTGCATCGTGTGCTCACGCTGCGTCCGCGCCTGTGACGAAATCCAGGGCACGCTGGCGCTCAGCATCACCGACCGTGGGTTCGCCAGTAAAGTTGCGGCTGGTATGGAGGAAAGTTTCCTCGAGTCCGAGTGTGTGTCCTGCGGCGCCTGCGTGCAGGCCTGCCCAACGGCAACGCTCATCGAAAAGACGGTCATTGACGCGGGGCAACCGGACCGGCAGGTCAAGACCACCTGCGCCTACTGCGGTGTGGGCTGCTCCTTCGTTGCGGAGCTCAAGGGCACCGACGTGGTGCGCATGACGCCTGACAGCAGTGGCGGCGCCAACGAAGGGCACTCCTGTGTGAAGGGCCGGTTTGCGTGGGGGTACGCCACGCATCCTGACCGCGTGCTGCGGCCCATGATCCGCGAGCGTACTTCCGACGATTGGCGTCAGGTGTCGTGGGATGAAGCCATCGCCTTTGCGGCGGCGCGATTCCAGGCCATTCAGGCCGCGCACGGCCGCGAGGCCATCGGTGGCGTCACCTCATCGCGCTGCACCAACGAAGAAGTGTACGTGGTGCAAAAGATGGTGCGCGCCGCGTTCCACAACAACAACGTGGATACCTGCGCGCGGGTCTGTCACTCACCCACGGGCTACGGCCTCAAGCAGACCTTCGGCACGTCGGCGGGCACGCAGGACTTCCGCAGCGTGGCGCACGCGGACGTCATTGTGGTCATTGGCGCCAACCCCACCGATGCGCATCCGGTGTTTGCGTCACGCATGAAGCGGCGCCTGCGTCAGGGCGCCAAGCTCATTGTCATCGACCCGCGGCGCATCGACCTCGTGCGCAGCCCACACATCACCGCCACGCACCACCTGCAGCTCAGGCCCGGCACCAATGTGGCGGTCATCAACGCGTTGGCGCATGTCATCGTCACCGAGGGGCTGGTCAACGAGACCTTTGTACAGGAGCGCTGCGACACGGTATCGTTCGCGCAATGGCGCGAGTTCATTGCGCGTCCCGAGCATGCTCCGGAAGCAACCGAGTCCATCACCGGTGTTCCGGCAGCCGAACTGCGCGCCGCCGCTCGTCTCTACGCCACCGGCGGCAACAGTGCCATTTATTATGGCCTGGGCGTGACCGAGCACAGCCAGGGCAGCACCATGGTCCTGGGCATCGCCAATCTGGCCATGGTGGCCGGCCAGGTGGGCCGCGAGGGCACGGGCGTCAATCCCCTGCGTGGACAGAACAACGTGCAGGGGTCCTGCGACATGGGATCCTTTCCGCACGAACTTCCCGGCTACCGGCATATCTCGGATAGTGCCGTGCGCGGTGTCTTCGAAAGTGCCTGGCAGGTGTCACTCGACCCCGAGCCCGGCCTGCGCATCCCCAACATGCTGGCCTCGGCGCGCGGTGGCACGTTCCGTGGCATGTTCATCCAGGGTGAGGATCTCGCGCAGTCCGATCCCGACACCACACATGTCGTGCAGGCACTTGAAGCCATGGACTGTGTGGTGGTGCAGGACCTGTTCCTCAACGAGACGGCCAAGTACGCACACGTGTTCCTGCCCGGCACGGCCTTTCTCGAGAAGGACGGCACCTTCACCAACGCCGAACGACGCATCAACCGCGTACGTCCCACCTCGCCGCCGCGCAGCGGACTGCACGAGTGGGAGGCCGTGTGCCGACTGGCCACGGCCATGGGCTATCCGATGAGCTACCCGTCCGCGTCGGCCATCATGGATGAGATTGCGGCGCTCACGCCATCGTTCTCCGGCGTGTCCTTTGCCTATCTCGACGAGGTGGGCAGTGTGCAGTGGCCCTGCACCGCCGAGACGCCGCGCGGAACACGGATCATGCACGAGCAGGGCTTTGTGCGCGGCAAGGGGCGCTTCCTGCTCACACAGTACGTGCCCACCGATGAGCGGTCCACGCGGCGCTATCCGCTGCTGCTTACGACCGGTCGCATTCTTTCGCAGTACAACGTGGGCACCCAGACACGTCGCACGGCCAACAGTACCTGGCACACCGAAGACGTGCTGGAAATCCATCCGCACGACGCGGAGCTTCGTGGAATCGGCACAGGGGATGGTGTGCAGTTGGCCAGTCGAAAGGGCGCCATCACGCTGCATGCGCAGGTGACCGACCGCGTACCGGAAGGCATTGTGTACACCACCTTCCATCATCCCGAAGCCGCAGCCAACGTGGTTACTACCGAGTACTCCGACTGGGCCACCAACTGCCCGGAGTACAAGGTGACGGCCGTCGAGGTGCGTCCCGTTGACTGA
- a CDS encoding NAD(P)H-dependent oxidoreductase subunit E: protein MTHPASAFASAMPDGDELAVLHELFAAFPPRAEYLLPLLHQVQARVGCVSHAATRAIAAHFNLSRAEVHGVVTFYHDFRESPVGDTVVQVCMAEACRAVGCQDLDAYLTRRRGAALGEVVPNQRWHAQATYCLGNCALGPSLRIGETVYGRVTPERLERLLADYPDTAAHVERPDP from the coding sequence ATGACGCATCCTGCGTCCGCGTTCGCGTCGGCCATGCCGGATGGTGATGAACTCGCCGTCCTGCATGAGCTCTTCGCAGCCTTTCCCCCGCGCGCCGAGTACCTGCTGCCGTTGTTGCATCAGGTGCAGGCGCGCGTGGGCTGTGTTTCCCACGCCGCGACGCGCGCCATTGCCGCGCACTTCAATCTCTCACGCGCCGAAGTGCACGGTGTGGTGACGTTCTATCACGACTTCCGCGAGTCGCCTGTTGGCGACACGGTGGTCCAGGTGTGCATGGCCGAAGCCTGTCGCGCGGTGGGCTGTCAGGATCTCGATGCGTACTTGACGCGTCGGCGCGGGGCCGCATTGGGAGAGGTGGTCCCCAACCAGCGCTGGCACGCGCAGGCCACCTACTGCCTCGGCAACTGTGCCCTCGGTCCGTCACTGCGTATTGGCGAGACCGTCTATGGCCGCGTCACGCCGGAGCGACTTGAGCGCTTGCTGGCCGACTACCCAGACACCGCCGCCCACGTGGAGCGACCCGACCCATGA
- a CDS encoding FAD-dependent oxidoreductase: protein MAVTDVSDPQYYHRVVDCQWACPAHTNVPGYIRLIAQGRYTESYLLNRESNVFPGILGRVCDRPCEPACRRGRVEEKPVAICRLKRVAADHRDDISAHLPKAPAVKNGKRVALVGAGPASLTVANDLLPLGYDVTIFERNATPGGLMRINIPSFRLPAQVLDEECAYVIDMGATMKYGTAVTSLKGLLDEGYDAVFVGSGAPKGKELDIPGRWDAPESVHIGIEFLANVHFGHIDKLGPRVIIIGVGNTAMDCCRTSKRLGATDVKVVARRGRKHFKASPWELEDAEEELVEIIENHAPKRMVVENGRLVGMEFEVLQWTEDASGKQTSTVTGTVVIPCDQVILAIGQDNAFEWIERDIGVEFDAKGMPKVDKTTHQSTHPKVFFGGDAAWGPENIIWAVAHGHAAAISIDAQCHGRDVNDRPAYGMSLVSAKVGMHSWAYDNDYESAKRAKMQHEDLSKRFKDLVTEVELGFTAEQIATEVGRCLNCDIQTHFTASQCIECDACVDICPTNCLTITTNGTSEADLRTRLSAPALNTDQAIYVSDGLPQTKRVMVKDEDVCLHCGLCAERCPTAAWDMQLFDLRKPVAGMLAGMASV, encoded by the coding sequence ATGGCAGTAACCGATGTCTCCGACCCGCAATACTACCACCGGGTCGTGGATTGCCAGTGGGCCTGTCCGGCCCATACCAACGTCCCCGGCTACATCCGCCTGATTGCCCAGGGGCGGTACACCGAGTCGTATCTCCTCAATCGCGAATCCAACGTCTTCCCGGGCATTCTGGGGCGCGTGTGCGACCGCCCCTGTGAGCCCGCCTGCCGCCGCGGCCGCGTGGAAGAAAAGCCGGTGGCCATCTGCCGGCTCAAGCGCGTGGCCGCCGATCATCGCGACGACATCAGCGCGCACCTGCCCAAGGCGCCGGCGGTCAAGAACGGCAAGCGCGTCGCGCTGGTGGGTGCGGGGCCGGCGTCGCTCACCGTCGCCAACGACCTGCTGCCGCTGGGGTACGACGTCACCATTTTCGAGCGCAACGCCACGCCCGGTGGCCTCATGCGCATCAACATCCCGTCCTTCCGCCTGCCCGCGCAGGTGCTCGACGAGGAATGCGCCTATGTCATCGACATGGGTGCCACCATGAAATACGGCACGGCCGTCACCAGTCTCAAGGGCCTGCTCGACGAGGGCTACGACGCCGTGTTCGTGGGCAGCGGCGCACCCAAGGGCAAGGAACTCGACATCCCCGGTCGCTGGGACGCGCCGGAGTCGGTGCACATCGGCATCGAGTTTCTCGCCAACGTGCACTTCGGACACATCGACAAGCTCGGCCCGCGGGTCATCATCATTGGTGTGGGCAACACGGCCATGGACTGCTGCCGCACCTCCAAGCGCCTCGGCGCCACCGACGTCAAGGTGGTGGCGCGGCGCGGCCGCAAGCACTTCAAGGCCTCGCCGTGGGAACTCGAAGACGCCGAAGAAGAGCTGGTCGAGATCATCGAGAACCACGCGCCCAAGCGCATGGTCGTGGAGAACGGCAGGCTCGTGGGCATGGAGTTCGAAGTCCTGCAGTGGACCGAAGACGCCAGCGGCAAGCAGACGAGCACGGTCACCGGCACGGTCGTCATTCCCTGCGATCAGGTCATTCTCGCCATTGGCCAGGACAACGCCTTCGAGTGGATCGAGCGCGACATCGGCGTGGAGTTCGACGCCAAGGGCATGCCCAAGGTGGACAAGACCACCCATCAGAGCACGCATCCCAAGGTGTTCTTCGGTGGTGATGCCGCCTGGGGCCCCGAGAACATCATCTGGGCCGTGGCGCACGGTCATGCGGCCGCCATCTCCATTGACGCGCAGTGTCACGGCCGCGATGTGAACGATCGGCCCGCCTACGGCATGTCGCTGGTGAGCGCCAAGGTGGGCATGCATTCGTGGGCCTACGACAACGACTACGAGTCGGCCAAGCGCGCCAAGATGCAGCACGAGGACCTGAGCAAGCGCTTCAAAGATCTCGTCACGGAAGTCGAGTTGGGTTTCACGGCGGAGCAGATCGCCACCGAGGTCGGGCGCTGTCTCAACTGCGACATCCAAACGCACTTCACCGCGTCACAGTGCATCGAGTGCGACGCCTGCGTGGACATCTGCCCCACCAACTGTCTCACCATCACCACCAACGGCACGTCCGAAGCCGATCTGCGTACCCGTTTGTCGGCGCCCGCACTCAATACCGATCAGGCCATCTACGTGTCCGATGGCCTGCCGCAGACCAAGCGTGTCATGGTGAAGGACGAAGACGTCTGCCTGCACTGCGGACTCTGCGCCGAACGCTGCCCCACCGCGGCGTGGGACATGCAACTCTTTGATCTCAGAAAGCCCGTGGCGGGCATGCTCGCCGGGATGGCCAGCGTATGA